In one window of Pseudomonas sp. IAC-BECa141 DNA:
- a CDS encoding F0F1 ATP synthase subunit epsilon yields MAMTVHCDIVSAEGEIFSGLVEMVIAHGALGDLGIALGHAPLITNLKPGPIRLIKQGGEAEVFYISGGFLEVQPNMVKVLADTVQRAADLDEAQAQAALKAAEAALHEKSADFDYGAASARLAEAAAQLRTVQQIRKKFGG; encoded by the coding sequence ATGGCTATGACAGTCCATTGCGACATCGTCAGCGCGGAAGGAGAGATCTTTTCCGGCCTGGTCGAGATGGTGATTGCGCACGGTGCTCTGGGTGATCTTGGTATCGCTCTGGGCCACGCGCCGCTGATCACTAATCTGAAGCCAGGTCCGATCCGCCTGATCAAGCAAGGCGGGGAAGCCGAGGTGTTCTACATCTCCGGTGGTTTCCTCGAGGTTCAGCCGAACATGGTCAAGGTGCTTGCCGATACCGTGCAACGTGCCGCCGACCTGGATGAAGCTCAGGCTCAAGCAGCTCTCAAGGCTGCCGAAGCTGCTCTGCATGAGAAGAGCGCAGATTTCGACTACGGAGCTGCATCCGCACGTCTGGCCGAGGCTGCAGCTCAGCTGCGCACCGTCCAGCAGATCCGCAAGAAGTTTGGCGGTTAA
- the atpD gene encoding F0F1 ATP synthase subunit beta yields the protein MSSGRIVQIIGAVIDVEFPRDSVPSIYDALKVQGAETTLEVQQQLGDGVVRTIAMGSTEGLKRGLDVNNTGAAISVPVGKATLGRIMDVLGNPIDEAGPIGEEERWGIHRAAPSFAEQAGGNDLLETGIKVIDLVCPFAKGGKVGLFGGAGVGKTVNMMELIRNIAIEHSGYSVFAGVGERTREGNDFYHEMKDSNVLDKVALVYGQMNEPPGNRLRVALTGLTMAEKFRDEGNDVLLFVDNIYRYTLAGTEVSALLGRMPSAVGYQPTLAEEMGVLQERITSTKQGSITSIQAVYVPADDLTDPSPATTFAHLDATVVLSRDIASLGIYPAVDPLDSTSRQLDPNVIGNEHYETARGVQYVLQRYKELKDIIAILGMDELSETDKQLVARARKIQRFLSQPFFVAEVFTGASGKYVSLKDTIAGFKGILNGDYDHLPEQAFYMVGGIEEAIEKAKKL from the coding sequence ATGAGTAGCGGACGTATCGTTCAAATCATCGGCGCCGTTATCGACGTGGAATTTCCACGCGACAGCGTACCGAGCATCTACGACGCCTTGAAGGTTCAAGGCGCCGAAACCACTCTGGAAGTTCAGCAGCAGCTGGGCGACGGCGTGGTTCGTACCATTGCGATGGGCTCCACCGAAGGCTTGAAGCGCGGTCTGGACGTCAACAACACTGGCGCAGCCATCTCCGTACCGGTCGGTAAAGCGACCCTGGGCCGGATCATGGACGTACTGGGCAACCCGATCGACGAAGCCGGCCCGATCGGCGAAGAAGAGCGCTGGGGTATCCACCGCGCCGCTCCTTCCTTCGCTGAACAGGCAGGTGGCAACGACCTGCTCGAAACCGGTATCAAGGTTATCGACCTGGTCTGCCCGTTCGCCAAGGGCGGTAAAGTCGGTCTGTTCGGTGGTGCCGGTGTAGGCAAGACCGTAAACATGATGGAACTGATCCGCAACATCGCCATCGAGCACAGCGGTTATTCCGTGTTCGCCGGTGTGGGTGAGCGTACTCGTGAGGGTAACGACTTCTACCACGAGATGAAGGACTCCAACGTTCTCGACAAGGTAGCCCTGGTCTACGGTCAAATGAACGAGCCACCGGGAAACCGTCTGCGTGTAGCGCTGACCGGTCTGACCATGGCCGAGAAGTTCCGTGACGAAGGTAACGACGTTCTGCTGTTCGTCGACAACATCTACCGTTACACCCTGGCCGGTACCGAAGTATCCGCACTGCTGGGCCGTATGCCTTCGGCAGTGGGTTACCAGCCGACCCTGGCTGAAGAGATGGGCGTGCTGCAAGAGCGCATCACTTCGACCAAGCAAGGTTCGATTACTTCGATCCAGGCCGTATACGTACCTGCGGACGACCTGACCGACCCGTCGCCAGCAACCACGTTTGCTCACCTGGACGCCACCGTCGTTCTGTCCCGTGACATCGCTTCCCTGGGTATCTACCCGGCGGTAGACCCACTGGACTCGACTTCGCGTCAGCTGGACCCGAACGTGATCGGCAACGAGCACTACGAGACCGCTCGTGGCGTTCAGTACGTGCTGCAGCGTTACAAAGAGCTGAAGGACATCATCGCGATCCTGGGTATGGACGAGCTGTCGGAAACCGACAAGCAGTTGGTAGCCCGTGCTCGTAAGATCCAGCGCTTCTTGTCGCAGCCGTTCTTCGTGGCTGAAGTCTTCACCGGTGCTTCGGGTAAATACGTTTCCCTGAAAGACACCATTGCTGGCTTCAAAGGCATCCTCAACGGTGACTACGACCACCTGCCAGAACAAGCGTTCTACATGGTCGGCGGCATCGAAGAAGCGATCGAGAAAGCCAAGAAACTGTAA
- the atpG gene encoding F0F1 ATP synthase subunit gamma gives MAGAKEIRSKIASIKSTQKITSAMEKVAVSKMRKAQMRMAASRPYAERIRQVIGHLANANPEYRHPFMIDRAVKRVGYVVVSSDRGLCGGLNTNLFKALVKDMAVNRENGVEIDLCVVGSKGAAFFRNFGGNVVAAISHLGEEPSINDLIGSVKVMLDAYLDGRIDRLSVVSNKFINTMTQQPTVEQLIPLVATPDQELKHHWDYLYEPDAKELLDGLMVRYVESQVYQAVVENNAAEQAARMIAMKNATDNAGDLISDLQLIYNKARQAAITQEISEIVGGAAAV, from the coding sequence ATGGCAGGCGCAAAAGAGATTCGCAGTAAGATTGCGAGCATCAAAAGCACGCAAAAAATTACCAGCGCCATGGAAAAAGTGGCGGTCAGCAAAATGCGCAAGGCACAAATGCGCATGGCTGCTAGCCGCCCTTATGCGGAGCGTATCCGCCAGGTAATTGGGCATCTGGCCAACGCCAACCCGGAATACCGCCATCCGTTCATGATCGACCGCGCCGTCAAGCGCGTCGGCTATGTCGTGGTGAGCAGTGACCGTGGTCTGTGCGGCGGCTTGAACACCAACCTGTTCAAGGCTCTGGTCAAGGACATGGCGGTAAACCGCGAAAACGGCGTCGAGATTGATCTGTGTGTCGTTGGTAGCAAGGGTGCGGCCTTTTTCCGCAACTTCGGCGGTAACGTCGTTGCAGCTATCAGCCACCTGGGTGAAGAACCGTCGATCAACGATCTGATCGGCAGCGTCAAGGTGATGCTGGATGCTTATCTGGACGGCCGTATCGACCGCCTGTCCGTGGTATCCAACAAGTTCATCAACACCATGACGCAACAGCCTACCGTGGAGCAGTTGATTCCACTGGTGGCGACCCCGGATCAAGAACTCAAGCACCACTGGGACTATCTCTACGAACCAGACGCCAAAGAGCTGCTTGACGGCTTGATGGTGCGTTACGTGGAGTCGCAGGTGTACCAGGCGGTGGTCGAGAACAACGCGGCTGAACAGGCTGCGCGGATGATCGCGATGAAGAACGCTACCGACAACGCCGGTGATTTGATCAGCGATTTGCAGCTGATCTACAACAAGGCGCGTCAGGCTGCGATCACCCAAGAGATCTCGGAAATCGTCGGCGGCGCTGCCGCGGTTTAA
- the atpA gene encoding F0F1 ATP synthase subunit alpha, giving the protein MQQLNPSEISEIIKGRIEKLDVTSQARNEGTVVSVSDGIVRIHGLADVMYGEMIEFPGGVYGMALNLEQDSVGAVVLGAYTTLAEGMSAKCTGRILEVPVGKELLGRVVDALGNPVDGKGPLGNTETDAVEKVAPGVIWRKSVDQPVQTGYKAVDAMIPVGRGQRELIIGDRQIGKTALAIDAIINQKDSGIFCVYVAIGQKQSTIANVVRKLEENGALANTIIVAASASESAALQFLAPYSGCTMGEFFRDRGEDALIVYDDLSKQAVAYRQISLLLRRPPGREAYPGDVFYLHSRLLERASRVSEEYVEKFTNGAVTGKTGSLTALPIIETQAGDVSAFVPTNVISITDGQIFLESAMFNSGIRPAVNAGVSVSRVGGAAQTKIIKKLSGGIRTALAQYRELAAFAQFASDLDEATRKQLEHGQRVTELMKQKQYAPMSIADMSLSLYAAERGFLTDIEIAKVGSFEQALIAYFNRDHADLMAKINVKGDFNDEIDAGLKAGIEKFKATQTW; this is encoded by the coding sequence ATGCAGCAACTCAATCCTTCCGAAATAAGTGAAATTATCAAGGGCCGCATCGAAAAGCTCGATGTGACCTCCCAAGCCCGTAACGAAGGCACTGTCGTCAGCGTATCTGACGGTATCGTGCGGATTCACGGTCTGGCCGACGTCATGTACGGCGAGATGATCGAGTTTCCGGGCGGCGTCTACGGTATGGCCCTCAACCTGGAGCAAGACTCCGTAGGTGCCGTTGTACTGGGCGCATACACGACTCTGGCTGAAGGCATGAGCGCCAAGTGCACCGGCCGCATCCTCGAAGTTCCGGTTGGTAAGGAACTGCTGGGTCGCGTTGTCGACGCACTGGGTAACCCTGTTGACGGCAAAGGTCCACTGGGCAACACCGAGACCGACGCGGTCGAGAAAGTTGCTCCGGGCGTGATCTGGCGTAAGTCGGTAGACCAGCCTGTACAGACTGGCTACAAGGCTGTCGATGCCATGATCCCTGTCGGCCGTGGCCAGCGTGAGCTGATCATCGGTGACCGTCAGATCGGTAAAACCGCTCTGGCGATCGACGCGATCATCAACCAGAAAGACAGCGGCATTTTCTGCGTCTACGTGGCAATCGGTCAGAAGCAATCGACCATCGCCAACGTGGTTCGCAAGCTGGAAGAAAACGGTGCACTGGCCAACACCATCATCGTTGCAGCGAGCGCTTCGGAATCTGCAGCACTGCAATTCCTGGCTCCGTACTCCGGTTGCACCATGGGTGAATTCTTCCGCGACCGCGGTGAAGACGCGCTGATCGTTTATGACGATCTGTCCAAGCAAGCAGTGGCTTACCGCCAGATTTCCCTGCTGCTGCGCCGTCCACCAGGACGTGAAGCCTACCCAGGCGACGTGTTCTATCTCCACTCCCGTCTGCTGGAGCGCGCATCCCGCGTTTCGGAAGAGTACGTAGAGAAGTTCACCAACGGCGCAGTCACCGGCAAAACCGGTTCCCTGACCGCACTGCCGATCATCGAAACCCAGGCTGGCGACGTTTCCGCGTTCGTTCCGACCAACGTGATTTCCATCACCGACGGTCAGATCTTCCTGGAATCGGCCATGTTCAACTCGGGCATCCGTCCTGCAGTGAACGCCGGTGTTTCGGTATCCCGTGTGGGTGGTGCCGCTCAGACCAAGATCATCAAGAAGCTGTCCGGTGGTATCCGTACCGCTCTGGCTCAGTACCGTGAACTGGCGGCATTCGCCCAGTTCGCTTCTGATCTGGACGAAGCGACCCGCAAGCAACTTGAGCATGGTCAGCGCGTTACCGAGCTGATGAAGCAGAAGCAATACGCGCCAATGTCGATCGCCGACATGTCGCTGTCGCTGTATGCCGCTGAGCGTGGGTTCCTGACTGACATTGAAATCGCCAAAGTCGGCAGCTTCGAGCAAGCGCTGATTGCTTACTTCAACCGCGATCACGCCGATTTGATGGCCAAGATCAACGTTAAAGGTGACTTCAATGACGAAATCGACGCTGGCCTGAAGGCTGGTATCGAGAAGTTCAAGGCCACCCAAACCTGGTAA
- a CDS encoding F0F1 ATP synthase subunit delta, whose protein sequence is MAELTTLARPYAKAAFEHAQAHQQLANWSAMLGLAAAVSQDDTMQRVLKAPRLTSAEKAATFIDVCGDKFDAKAQNFINVVAENDRLPLLPEIAALFDLYKAEQEKSVDVEVTSAFALNQEQQDKLAKVLSARLSRVVRLQVAEDASLIGGVVIRTGDLVIDGSIRGKIAKLAEALKS, encoded by the coding sequence ATGGCAGAACTGACCACGTTGGCCCGACCTTACGCTAAGGCGGCCTTCGAGCACGCTCAGGCCCACCAGCAACTGGCCAATTGGTCAGCCATGCTCGGCCTGGCAGCAGCGGTGTCGCAAGACGACACCATGCAGCGCGTGCTCAAGGCCCCGCGACTGACGAGCGCAGAAAAGGCCGCCACGTTCATTGACGTGTGCGGCGACAAGTTTGATGCCAAGGCACAGAACTTCATCAATGTCGTTGCCGAGAACGACCGTCTCCCGCTTCTGCCGGAGATTGCCGCTCTTTTCGACCTGTACAAGGCCGAACAAGAGAAATCGGTAGACGTTGAAGTGACCAGTGCTTTTGCATTGAACCAAGAACAGCAAGACAAACTCGCCAAGGTTCTCAGTGCACGACTCAGCCGGGTAGTGCGCCTGCAAGTTGCGGAGGATGCTTCCCTTATAGGGGGTGTCGTCATCCGCACCGGCGACCTGGTTATCGATGGCTCGATTCGCGGCAAAATCGCGAAACTTGCCGAAGCATTGAAATCTTGA
- a CDS encoding F0F1 ATP synthase subunit B, with translation MNINATLIGQSVAFLIFVLFCMKFVWPPVIAALHERQKKIADGLDAASRAARDLELAQEKAGQQLREAKAQAAEIIEQAKKRGNQIVEEAVEKARVDADRVKVQAQAEIEQELNSVKDKLRAQVGLLAVGGAEKILGATIDQNAHAELVNQLAAEI, from the coding sequence GTGAACATTAATGCGACCCTGATTGGCCAGTCCGTTGCGTTCCTGATTTTTGTACTGTTCTGCATGAAGTTCGTATGGCCTCCGGTCATCGCAGCTCTGCACGAACGTCAAAAGAAGATCGCTGATGGTCTGGACGCTGCCAGCCGTGCAGCTCGCGACCTGGAGTTGGCCCAAGAAAAAGCGGGTCAGCAACTGCGCGAAGCGAAAGCTCAGGCAGCTGAAATCATCGAGCAAGCCAAGAAACGCGGTAACCAGATTGTCGAAGAGGCCGTTGAAAAGGCCCGCGTCGATGCTGACCGTGTGAAGGTTCAGGCTCAAGCCGAGATCGAACAGGAACTGAACAGTGTCAAAGACAAGCTGCGCGCCCAAGTGGGCTTGCTGGCTGTCGGCGGCGCCGAGAAGATCCTGGGTGCCACAATCGATCAAAACGCGCACGCAGAGCTGGTTAACCAACTGGCTGCTGAAATCTAA
- the atpE gene encoding F0F1 ATP synthase subunit C produces METVVGLTAIAVALLIGLGALGTAIGFGLLGGKFLEGAARQPEMVPMLQVKMFIVAGLLDAVTMIGVGIALFFTFANPFVGQIAG; encoded by the coding sequence ATGGAAACTGTAGTTGGTCTAACCGCTATCGCTGTTGCACTGTTGATCGGCCTGGGCGCACTGGGTACCGCAATTGGTTTCGGCCTGCTGGGCGGCAAGTTCCTGGAAGGCGCAGCGCGTCAGCCAGAAATGGTTCCAATGCTGCAAGTTAAAATGTTCATCGTTGCCGGTCTGCTCGACGCCGTAACCATGATCGGTGTTGGTATCGCTCTGTTCTTCACCTTTGCGAACCCGTTCGTTGGTCAGATCGCTGGCTAA